A stretch of Ammospiza caudacuta isolate bAmmCau1 chromosome 18, bAmmCau1.pri, whole genome shotgun sequence DNA encodes these proteins:
- the SPRING1 gene encoding SREBP regulating gene protein isoform X1 — protein MVPCGAVLWRRLLRKRWVLGVVFGLSLVYFISSTFKQEERMVRDRTLLQVQEHEQPIMWKVKFSSGNSSQLSNQCRNSVQGKLLITDELGYICERKDLLVNGCCNVHVPSTKLYSCDSCLPNGCCSIYEFCVSCCLQPSKQHLLERFLNRAAMAFQNLFMAVEDHFELCLAKCRTSSQSVQHENTYRDPIAKHCYGEYPPELLPV, from the exons ATGGTGCCCTGCGGGGCCGTGCTCTGGCGGAGGCTGCTCCGGAAGCGCTGGGTGCTCGGCGTCGTGTTCGGGCTCTCGCTCGTCTACTTCATCAGCAGCACCTTCAAGCAG GAAGAGAGGATGGTGAGAGATCGGACTCTCCTCCAAGTGCAGGAGCATGAGCAGCCCATCATGTGGAAGGTGAAGTTCAGCTCGGGGAACAGCAGTCAGCTGAGCAACCAGTGCAGGAACTCTGTGCAGGGGAAGCTCCTCATTACAGATGAACTGG GCTACATCTGTGAGAGGAAGGACCTGCTGGTGAATGGCTGCTGCAATGTGCACGTGCCCAGCACCAAGCTGTACAGCTGTGACAGCTGCCTGCCCAACGGCTGCTGCAGCATCTACGAGTTCTGCgtgtcctgctgcctgcagcccagcaaG CAACACCTCCTGGAGCGGTTCTTGAACCGGGCGGCGATGGCGTTCCAGAACCTCTTCATGGCTGTGGAGGATCACTTTGAGCTGTGTCTGGCCAAGTGCAGGACTTCATCACAG AGTGTGCAGCATGAAAACACCTACAGAGACCCAATTGCCAAACACTGCTATGGGGAGTatcccccagagctgctgcctgtctgA
- the VPREB3 gene encoding pre-B lymphocyte protein 3, with amino-acid sequence MALGVTALLLLGTLGTAARAQPVLSQPHSVFVQPGQSARLSCTLSPQYNISHFGISWYQQRPGHSLTYLLYYNSERDKHKPARTPERFSATKDLASNACILTIAAACQDDSGTYYCALSPALRWL; translated from the exons atggccctgggagtcacagccctgctcctgctggggacgcTGGGCACAG ctgccagggctcagcccgtgCTGAGCCAGCCCCACTCGGTGTTCGTGCAGCCCGGGCAGAGCGCTCGGCTCTCGTGCACGCTGAGCCCGCAGTACAACATCAGCCACTTCGGCATCTCCTGGTACCAGCAGCGCCCGGGGCACTCCCTCACGTACCTGCTCTACTACAACTCCGAGAGAGACAAGCACAAGCCTGCCAGGACTCCCGAGCGCTTCTCGGCCACCAAGGACCTGGCGAGCAACGCCTGCATCCTCACCATcgctgctgcctgccaggacGACAGTGGCACCTACTACTGTGCCCTGTCACCCGCCCTCAGGTGGCTCTAG
- the SPRING1 gene encoding SREBP regulating gene protein isoform X2, which translates to MVRDRTLLQVQEHEQPIMWKVKFSSGNSSQLSNQCRNSVQGKLLITDELGYICERKDLLVNGCCNVHVPSTKLYSCDSCLPNGCCSIYEFCVSCCLQPSKQHLLERFLNRAAMAFQNLFMAVEDHFELCLAKCRTSSQSVQHENTYRDPIAKHCYGEYPPELLPV; encoded by the exons ATGGTGAGAGATCGGACTCTCCTCCAAGTGCAGGAGCATGAGCAGCCCATCATGTGGAAGGTGAAGTTCAGCTCGGGGAACAGCAGTCAGCTGAGCAACCAGTGCAGGAACTCTGTGCAGGGGAAGCTCCTCATTACAGATGAACTGG GCTACATCTGTGAGAGGAAGGACCTGCTGGTGAATGGCTGCTGCAATGTGCACGTGCCCAGCACCAAGCTGTACAGCTGTGACAGCTGCCTGCCCAACGGCTGCTGCAGCATCTACGAGTTCTGCgtgtcctgctgcctgcagcccagcaaG CAACACCTCCTGGAGCGGTTCTTGAACCGGGCGGCGATGGCGTTCCAGAACCTCTTCATGGCTGTGGAGGATCACTTTGAGCTGTGTCTGGCCAAGTGCAGGACTTCATCACAG AGTGTGCAGCATGAAAACACCTACAGAGACCCAATTGCCAAACACTGCTATGGGGAGTatcccccagagctgctgcctgtctgA
- the SPRING1 gene encoding SREBP regulating gene protein isoform X3, with amino-acid sequence MVPCGAVLWRRLLRKRWVLGVVFGLSLVYFISSTFKQEERMVRDRTLLQVQEHEQPIMWKQHLLERFLNRAAMAFQNLFMAVEDHFELCLAKCRTSSQSVQHENTYRDPIAKHCYGEYPPELLPV; translated from the exons ATGGTGCCCTGCGGGGCCGTGCTCTGGCGGAGGCTGCTCCGGAAGCGCTGGGTGCTCGGCGTCGTGTTCGGGCTCTCGCTCGTCTACTTCATCAGCAGCACCTTCAAGCAG GAAGAGAGGATGGTGAGAGATCGGACTCTCCTCCAAGTGCAGGAGCATGAGCAGCCCATCATGTGGAAG CAACACCTCCTGGAGCGGTTCTTGAACCGGGCGGCGATGGCGTTCCAGAACCTCTTCATGGCTGTGGAGGATCACTTTGAGCTGTGTCTGGCCAAGTGCAGGACTTCATCACAG AGTGTGCAGCATGAAAACACCTACAGAGACCCAATTGCCAAACACTGCTATGGGGAGTatcccccagagctgctgcctgtctgA
- the CHCHD10 gene encoding coiled-coil-helix-coiled-coil-helix domain-containing protein 10, mitochondrial has translation MARGSRSVSRPAKAPAHPAPASPAPAAPMPAAQPAQPGLMAQMASTAAGVAVGSAVGHVVGSAITGAFSGGSSEPAKAAAPAQEPPAVLQQSPYGPCHYEMKQFLECATNQRDLTLCEGFNEALKQCKYSNGVSSLL, from the exons ATGGCGCGCGGCAGCAGGAGCGTGTCCCGGCCCGCCAAGGCCCCCGCGCACCCCGCGCCCGCCAG CCCGGCCCCAGCGGCCCCGATGCCCGCGGCGCAGCCGGCGCAGCCCGGGCTGATGGCGCAGATGGCGAGCACGGCGGCCGGCGTGGCCGTGGGTTCCGCCGTGGGACACGTCGTGGGCAGCGCCATCACCGGCGCCTTCAGCGGCGGCTCCTCCGAGCCCGCCAAGGCGGCGGCGCCCGCCCAG GAGCCGCCGGCCGTGCTGCAGCAGTCGCCGTACGGACCGTGCCACTATGAGATGAAGCAGTTCCTGGAGTGCGCCACCAACCAGCGGGACCTGACCCTGTGCGAGGGCTTCAACGAGGCGCTGAAGCAGTGCAAGTACAGCAACG GTGTTTCTTCTCTCCTGTGA